The Paenibacillus mucilaginosus 3016 genome includes the window TAGAACATGCCCTTGACATTAACTGCGAAGAGCGTATCCCACACTTCATCCTCCGCCGCTTCGAGGTCATCGAGCGCGATATGGCGCGTGATGCTCGCATTGTTAACGAGGATGTCCAGCCCCCCGAGCGCCTCCGCCGCAGCGGCAGCCATCTCCCGGACTTCAGCGTCGATGGAGACGTCCGCCCGGACCGCTATCGCGCGGCCGCCTCTCTCCACGATCTCCCTCACGGTCTCCTCCGCTTCCGCCCGCGACCGGGAATAATTCACCGCTACCGCCGCTCCCCTGTCAGCAAGCGCCAGGCTTACCGCCCGGCCGATGCCGGTTCCCCCGCCTGTAACCAGTGCCGATTTGCCCTTCAAATTCATCATCGTGCTTCTCCTCCCGTTCTGTCTCCCCGCGCGTGCTGGGCGATGCCCTGTCCGAAGGACCAGTCCTCCAGCGTATTCTCCGTCACGATGATCATGACGTCTTCGGGCCGTACCCCGGCGGACTCCTCCAGCAGCTGCGCCGTCCTGGCATACAGAGCCCGCTTCGTCTCAGCTCCCCGGCCTCTCCCCATCGTGATCGCGATGAAGATCAGGCTATCGGTGCGGGAAATACCGAGATAGCCCGGGTCATACCGGAATTCCCCCGCTTCATGCTG containing:
- a CDS encoding tautomerase family protein, whose protein sequence is MPFVRIDLRRGRTEEELQAVSRAVHRALTETAGVPEDDYFQVITQHEAGEFRYDPGYLGISRTDSLIFIAITMGRGRGAETKRALYARTAQLLEESAGVRPEDVMIIVTENTLEDWSFGQGIAQHARGDRTGGEAR